In Takifugu flavidus isolate HTHZ2018 chromosome 5, ASM371156v2, whole genome shotgun sequence, the following proteins share a genomic window:
- the rab35b gene encoding ras-related protein Rab-35b, translated as MARDYDYLFKLLIIGDSGVGKSSLLLRFADNTFSGSYITTIGVDFKIRTVEINGEKVKLQIWDTAGQERFRTITSTYYRGTHGVIVVYDVTSAESFVNVKRWLHEINQNCDDVCRILVGNKNDDPNSKVVETTDAQKFAEQMGINLFETSAKENLNVEEMFNCITELVLRAKKEVLAKQQQQQQNDVVKLTRNSKRKKKCC; from the exons ATGGCCAGGGACTACGATTACCTCTTCAAGCTGCTCATCATCGGGGATAGCG GAGTCGGGAAGAGCAGTCTCCTCCTGAGATTTGCAGACAACACGTTTTCAG GTAGCTACATCACCACTATCGGCGTAGACTTCAAGATCCGGACGGTGGAAATTAACGGGGAGAAGGTGAAGCTGCAGATCTGGGACACAGCAGGGCAGGAGCGCTTCCGCACCATCACCTCCAC GTATTACAGGGGGACGCACGGGGTCATCGTGGTGTATGACGTCACCAGCGCAGAGTCCTTCGTCAACGTCAAACGATGGTTGCACGAAATCAATCAGAACTGCGACGACGTGTGTCGAATATTAG TGGGAAACAAAAACGACGACCCCAACTCCAAGGTGGTCGAGACGACGGACGCGCAGAAGTTCGCGGAGCAGATGGGAATCAACCTTTTTGAGACGAGCGCGAAGGAGAACCTCAACGTTGAAGAG ATGTTCAACTGCATCACAGAGCTGGTGCTAAGAGCTAAGAAGGAAGTGTTagccaagcagcagcagcagcaacagaacgACGTGGTCAAACTCACCCGGAACAGTAAACGAAAGAAAAAGTGCTGCTAG